Genomic segment of Bacteroidales bacterium:
TACCCCGGCCAGGAAAGACGTTGTTATTGCCAATGCTGCCCTTGCTCTTGCCTGCCTGAACAGCGAAAAATCTATGCAGGATTGTATACAGATGGCCGCCGAATCGCTTGAAAGCGGCAAAGCATACAATGTCCTCAAGAAACTAATTGAAATACAACCATGAACAGCATTCTTGAAGAAATCATCGCCCATAAGAAAAAAGAAGTGGAAGAACGGAAACAACGCCTGCCTTTCTCTTCGCTGATGAAGAAAGCCGAAAGCACTTTCAGCGGCCCGTCACTTAAGGATGCCCTGACTTCGGGAAGTTCGCCTGCCATCATTGCGGAATTCAAGCGCAAAAGCCCTTCAAAGGGCGTCCTGAATGAAAAGGCCTCTGTGCAATCGGTTATAACAGGATATACTGCTTACGGGGCAAGCGCCATATCGGTACTCACCGATGAAAAATTTTTCGGCGGCTCATGGAACGATCTTCACCTGGCGCGTCAGATTACTGACCTTCCTGTTCTCTGCAAGGATTTTATCATCGACCAGTATCAGCTCTGGGAGGCAAAAGCAGCAGGTGCCGATGTTATCCTGCTGGTTGCCGCAGCGCTCGACCGCAAACAACTTCACATGCTTGCCGAAAGAGCCTGTGACCTCGATCTGGAAGTGCTGCTGGAAATTCATAACGAACAGGAACTCGATACACTGCACAAGAATGTCACCCTGGTTGGCGTCAACAACAGAAACCTCAGTACATTCAGCACTTCTGTTGATGTCTCCCTGAAACTGGCCGATAAAATACCGGCAGATTTTATCAAAATTGCCGAAAGCGGAATCGCATCAGCCGATACCATCATCACTCTGTATAAAGCCGGGTATAAAGGTTTCCTCATCGGAGAACACTTCATGCGGCATCCCGACCCGCCGGTTGCTCTTCATCAGCTCCGGCAGGACATAATGAATAAAATGAAGCTATGAGTCTTCTGATCAAAATTTGCGGAATGAGAGATCCCGGAAACATCAGGGAAGTAGCAACACTGGAGCCTGATCTCATGGGATTCATTTTCTTTCCGCAGTCGCCGCGGTATATCGGGGAAAATCCGGAAGATGCCCTGTTCCGGGAAATTCCTTCCGGAATAGGTAAAACGGGAGTCTTTGTGAACACCGAACCGGAAGCTGTTCTGTTGCAAAGCAAAAAGGCCGGCCTTCAGTTTGTTCAGCTTCACGGGGAGGAGTCACCAGCAGAATGCCGGGAACTTGCCTTGCATGAATTGCAGGTTATTAAGGCTTTCCGGGTAGATGCCTCCTTCCGGTTTGAACTGCTTCCACAGTACGCTCCCTTTTG
This window contains:
- a CDS encoding phosphoribosylanthranilate isomerase produces the protein MRDPGNIREVATLEPDLMGFIFFPQSPRYIGENPEDALFREIPSGIGKTGVFVNTEPEAVLLQSKKAGLQFVQLHGEESPAECRELALHELQVIKAFRVDASFRFELLPQYAPFCRFFLFDTATSAYGGSGKQFDWNLLNRYEGPVPFFLSGGISPEDAEKLAEFSHPFLAGVDVNSRFETSPGIKNIALLKKFITTIRQKT
- a CDS encoding anthranilate phosphoribosyltransferase, whose protein sequence is TPARKDVVIANAALALACLNSEKSMQDCIQMAAESLESGKAYNVLKKLIEIQP
- the trpC gene encoding indole-3-glycerol phosphate synthase TrpC; this translates as MNSILEEIIAHKKKEVEERKQRLPFSSLMKKAESTFSGPSLKDALTSGSSPAIIAEFKRKSPSKGVLNEKASVQSVITGYTAYGASAISVLTDEKFFGGSWNDLHLARQITDLPVLCKDFIIDQYQLWEAKAAGADVILLVAAALDRKQLHMLAERACDLDLEVLLEIHNEQELDTLHKNVTLVGVNNRNLSTFSTSVDVSLKLADKIPADFIKIAESGIASADTIITLYKAGYKGFLIGEHFMRHPDPPVALHQLRQDIMNKMKL